The Corynebacterium poyangense genome includes a window with the following:
- a CDS encoding TrmH family RNA methyltransferase encodes MRDPVQPGPTEWGQGRHGVGPWKDEHPHSAIPTDPRLDPQLLSEGDRRNVVDAYRYWTRESIIADIDQRRHPLHIAIENFENDSNIGTVVRTANAFAVDTVHIVGRKRWNRRGAMVTDRYQHLQHHSDTAALLRWAEAQGLTVVAIDNIPGSVPLETVELPRHCLFLFGQEGPGVTEEAQLGSSMTCSIAQFGSTRSINAGVAAGIAMHSWIRQHADLSAAW; translated from the coding sequence TTGCGTGATCCGGTTCAACCCGGCCCGACGGAATGGGGCCAGGGACGTCACGGGGTAGGCCCGTGGAAGGATGAGCACCCGCACTCTGCTATCCCTACTGACCCGCGTCTTGATCCTCAGCTCCTCAGCGAAGGGGACCGACGCAATGTGGTGGATGCCTACCGATACTGGACGAGAGAGTCAATCATTGCTGACATTGATCAGCGTCGCCACCCTCTTCATATAGCCATCGAAAATTTTGAAAACGATTCCAATATCGGCACCGTGGTGCGTACCGCCAACGCTTTTGCCGTGGACACGGTGCATATTGTGGGCCGAAAACGGTGGAATAGACGGGGTGCGATGGTGACGGACCGCTATCAGCATTTGCAGCACCATTCTGATACCGCTGCGCTCTTGCGCTGGGCTGAAGCTCAAGGCTTAACAGTAGTGGCCATTGACAACATCCCCGGATCCGTTCCGTTAGAGACTGTTGAGCTGCCGCGTCACTGTTTATTTCTCTTTGGACAAGAAGGTCCAGGGGTGACCGAAGAAGCTCAGTTAGGTTCCTCAATGACCTGCTCTATTGCCCAATTTGGTTCTACTCGTTCCATCAATGCGGGGGTAGCTGCAGGCATAGCGATGCATAGTTGGATTAGACAACACGCAGATCTTTCTGCGGCGTGGTAG
- the pyrE gene encoding orotate phosphoribosyltransferase encodes MDKNKRAELAELVKELAVVHGKVTLSSGKEADYYVDLRRATLHHRASRLIGELLRDLTQDWDYQHVGGLTLGADPVATSIMHAEGRPIDAFVVRKEQKKHGMQRRIEGADVSGQRVLVVEDTTTTGNSPLTAVEALREAGAIVVGVATVVDRNTGAEHALADAGLEYRYLLGIEDLGLA; translated from the coding sequence ATGGATAAAAATAAGCGCGCAGAACTCGCTGAACTGGTAAAAGAACTGGCTGTAGTTCATGGCAAAGTCACGCTATCCTCCGGGAAAGAAGCCGACTACTACGTGGATCTGCGACGCGCCACCCTGCATCATCGAGCGTCTCGGCTGATCGGGGAACTGTTGCGGGATCTCACCCAGGATTGGGATTATCAGCATGTGGGTGGCTTAACTCTCGGCGCAGATCCCGTAGCTACCTCCATCATGCATGCTGAAGGCCGACCCATTGACGCCTTTGTGGTCCGCAAAGAACAAAAGAAGCACGGTATGCAACGCCGAATTGAAGGGGCGGATGTTTCTGGGCAACGAGTCTTAGTGGTTGAAGACACAACCACTACCGGTAACTCTCCACTAACTGCGGTGGAAGCCTTAAGAGAGGCCGGAGCCATTGTGGTGGGAGTTGCCACGGTGGTAGATCGCAACACCGGTGCGGAGCACGCTCTGGCCGACGCTGGCTTGGAATACCGCTATCTGCTGGGAATTGAGGATCTTGGTCTTGCGTGA